In Miscanthus floridulus cultivar M001 chromosome 5, ASM1932011v1, whole genome shotgun sequence, one genomic interval encodes:
- the LOC136450420 gene encoding respiratory burst oxidase homolog protein A-like, with protein MRGGAAPGHHRWSASAGTTPRSLSTGSSPRGFERSSDDGEELVEVTLDLQEDDTIILRSVEPAAAGAATGLPLGARGDHAGGASSSSRSRSPSIRRTSSHRLLQFSQEIKAEAMSIARQFSQDLTKRFGRTQSRAEGQGHQQQQPSSGIESALAARAARRQRAQLDRTRSGAHKALRGLRFISSNKANNAWMEVQANFDRLACDGFLSRSDFAECIGMTESKEFALELFDTLSRRRQMQVDKINKEELREIWQQITDNSFDSRLQIFFDMVDKNADGRIGEEEVKEIIMLSASANKLSRLKEQAEEYAALIMEELDPEGLGYIELWQLETLLLQKDTYMNYSQALSYTSQALSQNLAGLRKKSPIRKISTTLSYYLEDNWKRLWVLALWIGIMAGLFTWKFMQYRNRYVFNVMGYCVTTAKGAAETLKLNMAIILLPVCRNTITWLRNTRAARALPFDDNINFHKTIAAAIVVGIILHAGNHLVCDFPRLIHSSNEKYAPLGQYFGETKPTYFTLVKGVEGITGVIMVICMIIAFTLATRWFRRSLVKLPKPFDKLTGFNAFWYSHHLFIIVYLALIVHGQFLYLIHVWYRKTTWMYLAVPVCLYVGERVLRFFRSGSYSVRLLKVAIYPGNVLTLQMSKPPAFRYKSGQYMFVQCPAVSPFEWHPFSITSAPGDDYLSIHVRQLGDWTRELKRVFAAACEPPVGGKSGLLRADETTKKALPKLLIDGPYGSPAQDYSKYDVLLLVGLGIGATPFISILKDLLNNIIRMEEEEDTSTDLYPPVGPNNPHIDLSTLMTVTSRPKRVLRTTNAYFYWVTREQGSFDWFKGVMNEIAELDQRNIIEMHNYLTSVYEEGDARSALITMLQALNHAKNGVDIVSGTKVRTHFARPNWKKVLSKVASKHPYAKIGVFYCGAPVLAQELNKLCHEFNGENTTKFEFHKEHF; from the exons ATGAGGGGCGGCGCCGCCCCGGGCCACCATCGATGGAGCGCCTCGGCGGGGACGACGCCGCGGTCGCTCAGCACGGGCTCCTCGCCGCGGGGCTTCGAGCGCAGCTCCGACGACGGGGAGGAGCTGGTCGAGGTCACGCTCGACCTGCAGGAGGACGACACCATCATTCTGCGGAGCGTCGAGCCGGCCGCGGCGGGGGCCGCCACCGGGCTGCCGCTGGGCGCGCGCGGGGACCATGCGGGcggcgcgtcgtcgtcgtcgcggtcCCGGTCGCCGTCGATCAGGCGGACCTCGTCGCACCGGCTGCTGCAGTTCTCGCAGGAGATCAAGGCGGAGGCCATGTCCATCGCGCGCCAGTTCTCGCAGGATCTCACCAAGCGCTTCGGCCGCACCCAGAGCCGCGCGGAAGGGCAggggcatcagcagcagcagccgtcgtCAGGCATCGAGTCGGCCCTCGCTGCCCGCGCCGCGCGGCGGCAGCGCGCGCAGCTCGACCGCACGCGCTCCGGCGCGCACAAGGCGCtccgcggcctccgcttcatcagcAGCAACAAGGCCAACAACGCCTGGATGGAGGTGCAGGCCAACTTCGACCGCCTCGCCTGCGACGGTTTCCTCTCCCGCTCCGACTTCGCGGAATGCATTG GGATGACGGAATCGAAAGAGTTCGCGCTCGAGCTGTTTGACACATTGAGCCGCCGCCGTCAGATGCAGGTCGACAAAATCAACAAGGAGGAGCTGCGCGAGATCTGGCAGCAGATCACGGACAACAGCTTCGATTCCCGCCTCCAGATCTTCTTCGACAT GGTGGATAAGAACGCGGACGGCCGGATTGGGGAGGAGGAGGTGAAAGAG ATTATCATGTTAAGTGCATCTGCCAACAAGCTGTCCAGGCTTAAGGAGCAAGCTGAAGAGTATGCCGCCCTGATCATGGAGGAGCTTGATCCTGAAGGACTTGGCTACATTGAG TTGTGGCAGTTGGAGACCCTTCTGTTGCAGAAGGATACCTACATGAACTACAGTCAGGCGCTAAGTTACACAAGCCAAGCACTAAGTCAGAACCTAGCAGGCTTAAGGAAAAAGAGTCCAATTCGCAAGATAAGTACTACGTTGAGTTACTACTTGGAGGATAATTGGAAACGCCTATGGGTGCTTGCATTATGGATTGGAATAATGGCCGGACTATTCACTTGGAAGTTCATGCAGTATCGCAACAGGTATGTCTTTAATGTGATGGGCTACTGCGTGACCACTGCAAAAGGCGCTGCTGAAACCCTGAAGCTGAACATGGCAATTATCCTCCTCCCAGTATGCCGTAACACCATTACTTGGTTGAGAAATACAAGGGCTGCACGGGCATTACCATTTGATGATAATATAAACTTCCACAAG ACTATTGCAGCAGCAATCGTTGTTGGTATAATCCTCCATGCAGGGAACCACCTTGTGTGTGATTTTCCACGGCTTATACATTCATCAAATGAGAAGTATGCTCCTCTGGGCCAGTACTTCGGTGAAACAAAGCCAACATATTTTACATTGGTCAAAGGAGTGGAAGGCATCACTGGTGTAATTATGGTTATCTGTATGATTATTGCTTTCACTTTAGCAACACGGTGGTTCCGTCGTAGCCTAGTGAAGCTTCCAAAACCATTTGACAAACTGACTGGCTTCAATGCCTTCTGGTACTCTCATCACTTATTCATAATTGTGTATTTGGCTCTCATTGTTCATGGCCAGTTCCTGTACCTCATTCATGTCTGGTACCGAAAAACg ACATGGATGTATCTGGCAGTGCCTGTTTGCTTGTATGTAGGGGAGAGGGTGCTGAGGTTCTTCAGGTCTGGCAGTTATTCTGTCAGGCTATTGAAG GTGGCCATATATCCTGGTAATGTGTTGACACTGCAAATGTCCAAGCCTCCTGCTTTCCGGTACAAGAGTGGGCAATATATGTTTGTTCAATGTCCAGCAGTGTCACCCTTTGAGTG GCATCCGTTCTCAATTACTTCAGCGCCTGGGGATGATTATCTCAGCATTCATGTTCGACAACTTGGTGACTGGACACGAGAACTCAAGAGGGTTTTCGCAGCAGCTTGTGAACCCCCAGTGGGTGGTAAAAGTGGCCTTCTTAGAGCAGATGAGACAACCAAGAAAGC CTTACCAAAACTTCTGATTGATGGACCTTATGGTTCTCCTGCTCAGGATTACAGCAAGTATGATGTTCTTCTACTTGTTGGATTAGGAATTGGTGCAACTCCTTTTATCAGCATACTGAAAGATCTTCTTAACAATATCATAAGGATGGAGGAAGAGGAG GATACTTCCACTGATCTTTATCCTCCAGTTGGTCCGAATAATCCGCACATTGATCTGAGCACACTTATGACGGTCACATCAAGACCAAAGAGGGTTCTAAGGACCACAAATGCCTACTTTTATTGGGTTACACGTGAGCAAGGTTCTTTTGATTGGTTCAAGGGAGTCATGAATGAGATTGCTGAACTGGACCAAAGG AATATCATTGAGATGCACAACTACCTCACGAGTGTTTATGAGGAAGGGGATGCTCGGTCAGCGCTCATCACCATGCTTCAAGCTTTGAACCATGCAAAGAATGGCGTTGACATTGTCTCTGGAACTAAA GTCCGGACACACTTTGCAAGACCAAATTGGAAAAAAGTCCTATCTAAAGTTGCCTCCAAGCATCCATATGCCAAGATAG GTGTATTCTACTGTGGAGCTCCAGTTCTTGCACAAGAACTAAACAAACTGTGCCACGAATTCAATGGGGAAAACACAACGAAATTTGAGTTTCACAAGGAGCATTTCTGA